Proteins encoded within one genomic window of Sphingosinicella ginsenosidimutans:
- a CDS encoding FAD-dependent oxidoreductase has translation MLIDLSTAADDLSRDAQVCVIGAGAAGQIVARRLLASGHSVILLESGGLDYEADVADLNAGENVGEDYYPLDHARLRFFGGTTAIWGGRCAMLDPIDLERRPWVPHSGWPIGYEELARYYREARPLFGLGAETENADTLRRAGVPIPAFDADRLATPVWTFDMRFDRFSRGNCEDLVRHPRCEIVLHASVTRIVAAPSGRGVVGVEAKALNGRRLAVAATIFVLAAGGIENPRLLLASGLGNEHDLVGRFFMEHPHARGGRIIGGAPWTLLKAFARRHRVKGQDLAALIAPAPALQAERGILNTSLTIVARQPARSSQFWGMRAYSKLKHDMAPTKSGRRLWITTKRLAGWAQRRIDPLRPWLLTKAGQLEVALLVRAEQAPSPDSRLTLSDDRDALGVPRVRLDWRLNALDVHSVDVLARTLGEELQRLGLGRVEPAEWLADPSGGWRTDPLISAHPIGGYHHMGTTRMADSAREGVTDGRGRVHGLPNLYVAGSSLFPTSGWANPTLTIAALALRTGDDIAGALA, from the coding sequence ATGCTGATCGATCTTTCCACCGCGGCGGACGATCTTTCGCGCGATGCCCAGGTCTGCGTGATCGGCGCAGGCGCCGCTGGGCAGATCGTCGCGCGCCGGCTGCTCGCCAGCGGCCATTCGGTGATCCTGCTGGAAAGCGGCGGGCTCGATTACGAAGCCGATGTCGCCGATCTCAATGCCGGCGAGAATGTCGGCGAGGATTATTATCCGCTCGATCATGCGCGCCTTCGGTTCTTCGGCGGGACCACGGCGATCTGGGGCGGCCGCTGCGCGATGCTCGATCCGATCGATCTGGAGCGGCGGCCGTGGGTGCCGCATTCGGGCTGGCCGATCGGCTATGAGGAGCTCGCTCGCTATTATCGCGAGGCGCGGCCGCTGTTCGGGCTCGGGGCCGAGACGGAGAACGCCGATACGTTGCGCCGCGCCGGCGTTCCGATTCCCGCCTTCGACGCGGACAGGCTGGCGACGCCGGTCTGGACGTTCGACATGCGCTTCGACCGCTTCTCGCGCGGCAATTGCGAGGATCTGGTCCGCCATCCGCGTTGCGAGATCGTCCTTCATGCGAGCGTGACCCGGATCGTCGCGGCGCCGTCGGGCCGCGGCGTCGTCGGGGTCGAGGCGAAGGCGCTCAACGGGCGGCGGCTCGCCGTCGCCGCGACAATCTTCGTCCTCGCCGCCGGGGGAATCGAAAATCCGCGGCTGCTGCTCGCCTCCGGGCTGGGCAATGAGCATGACCTGGTCGGCCGCTTCTTCATGGAGCATCCCCATGCCCGTGGCGGCCGGATCATCGGCGGGGCGCCATGGACGCTGCTGAAGGCGTTCGCGCGCCGTCACCGGGTGAAGGGGCAGGATCTCGCCGCGCTGATCGCACCGGCGCCCGCGCTCCAGGCCGAGCGCGGCATCCTCAACACCTCGCTCACCATCGTCGCGCGGCAACCGGCGCGATCGAGCCAGTTCTGGGGCATGAGGGCCTATTCGAAGCTGAAGCATGACATGGCGCCGACGAAGAGCGGCCGGCGTCTGTGGATCACGACCAAGCGCCTCGCCGGCTGGGCGCAGCGCCGGATCGATCCGCTCCGGCCCTGGCTGCTGACCAAGGCGGGGCAGCTGGAGGTCGCGCTGCTCGTTCGCGCCGAACAGGCGCCCTCGCCGGACAGCCGCCTCACCCTCTCGGACGATCGCGACGCGCTCGGCGTGCCCCGGGTCAGGCTCGACTGGCGGTTGAACGCGCTCGATGTGCACAGCGTCGACGTGCTCGCGCGGACGCTCGGCGAGGAGCTTCAGCGGCTCGGGCTCGGCAGGGTCGAACCGGCCGAATGGCTGGCCGATCCGTCCGGCGGCTGGCGGACCGATCCGCTGATCTCCGCCCATCCCATCGGCGGCTATCATCATATGGGGACGACGCGCATGGCGGACAGCGCGCGCGAGGGCGTGACCGACGGCCGCGGCCGGGTCCACGGCCTGCCCAATCTCTATGTCGCTGGATCGTCGCTGTTCCCGACCAGCGGCTGGGCCAATCCCACCCTCACCATCGCCGCGCTCGCGCTGAGGACCGGGGACGATATCGCGGGAGCGCTGGCATGA
- a CDS encoding phosphatase PAP2 family protein, with protein MDLNAHTLGWAFGALLAAFAAVTLAVARGWSDRLDRAVIARMPLTNGHEGRPPRIDSAMRDLSAMGGDTVHGAFVIVVASGLFVEDDPATAVRFLGMVLGARLLVVLLKKMIQRQRPPARDRGVATYTTSFPSGHTLMSTVMLVAAAVLLTPDDTLAMQNFMLIVAVLVSIAIGSARVYLRVHWPSDILAGWLAGGAWSAGVLLVFDHFFD; from the coding sequence GTGGATCTGAACGCCCATACGCTCGGCTGGGCGTTCGGCGCGCTGCTCGCCGCGTTCGCAGCCGTCACGCTGGCGGTGGCGCGGGGCTGGTCCGATCGCCTCGATCGGGCGGTGATCGCCCGGATGCCGTTGACCAACGGGCATGAGGGCCGTCCGCCGCGGATCGACTCGGCGATGCGCGATCTTTCGGCGATGGGCGGCGATACGGTGCACGGCGCGTTCGTCATCGTCGTCGCCTCCGGCCTGTTCGTCGAGGACGATCCGGCGACCGCGGTGCGGTTCCTCGGCATGGTGCTCGGCGCGCGGCTGCTCGTCGTCCTCCTCAAGAAGATGATCCAGCGCCAGCGGCCGCCCGCTCGCGACCGGGGCGTCGCGACCTACACGACCAGCTTTCCAAGCGGCCACACGTTGATGTCCACCGTGATGCTCGTCGCCGCCGCGGTGCTGCTGACGCCCGACGACACGCTGGCGATGCAGAATTTCATGCTGATCGTCGCTGTGCTGGTCAGCATCGCGATCGGATCGGCGCGGGTCTATCTGAGGGTCCACTGGCCGAGCGACATCCTTGCCGGCTGGCTCGCGGGCGGCGCCTGGTCGGCGGGCGTCCTGCTCGTCTTCGATCATTTTTTCGATTGA